In one window of Tenacibaculum mesophilum DNA:
- the pckA gene encoding phosphoenolpyruvate carboxykinase (ATP), producing the protein MTNLDTKTISLDNLGIKDATVRYQLTSDELHDITIEKEQGVETSFGALAVKTGEFTGRSPMDRFIVKDDITKDQVWWGDINIPFDSEKFDKLYDKVTNYLSNKEVFVRDSYACADEDYKLNIRVVNEYPWSNMFAHNMFLRPTAEELKNFSPEWTVVNAPGFMADPEVDGTRQHNFAILNFTRKVALIGGTGYTGEIKKGIFSALNFILPVFKNTLPMHCSANVGKDGDTAIFFGLSGTGKTTLSTDPNRSLIGDDEHGWTAENTIFNFEGGCYAKVIDLSQEKEPEIYGAIKRGAILENIVMDDKGNVDFHDTSITQNTRVSYPIYHIENIQKPSKGANPKNIFFLTADAFGVLPPISKLTPGQAAYHFISGYTAKVAGTEAGINEPLPSFSACFGAPFMPLHPTRYAEMLSKKMQEAGVNVWLINTGWTGGAYGTGSRMKLKYTRAMITEALEGNLENVEFVQHPIFGLSMPTTCENVPDEVLNPKQTWADKDAYDAKAMELANSFRKNFAQFEEMASEEIIKGGPIA; encoded by the coding sequence ATGACAAATCTTGATACGAAAACGATATCGTTAGATAACTTAGGCATAAAAGACGCTACGGTTCGTTATCAATTAACTTCAGACGAGTTACACGACATCACTATTGAAAAAGAACAAGGAGTAGAAACCAGTTTTGGAGCATTAGCTGTTAAAACAGGTGAGTTCACAGGACGTTCTCCAATGGATCGTTTTATTGTTAAAGACGATATAACTAAAGACCAAGTTTGGTGGGGAGATATTAATATTCCTTTCGATTCAGAAAAATTTGACAAGCTATACGATAAAGTAACTAATTATTTATCTAACAAAGAAGTATTTGTACGTGATAGTTATGCATGTGCAGACGAAGATTATAAATTAAATATTCGTGTTGTAAATGAATACCCTTGGAGTAACATGTTTGCGCACAATATGTTTTTACGTCCTACCGCAGAGGAGTTAAAAAACTTTTCTCCAGAGTGGACAGTAGTAAACGCTCCAGGTTTTATGGCAGATCCTGAAGTGGATGGAACACGCCAACACAACTTTGCTATTTTAAACTTTACTAGAAAAGTAGCGTTAATTGGTGGTACAGGATACACAGGGGAAATTAAAAAAGGAATTTTCTCTGCATTAAACTTTATTTTACCTGTATTCAAAAACACGTTACCAATGCATTGTTCTGCAAACGTTGGTAAAGATGGTGATACAGCTATTTTCTTTGGATTATCAGGAACAGGTAAAACGACCTTATCTACCGATCCAAACCGTAGTTTAATTGGTGATGACGAGCATGGTTGGACTGCTGAAAACACAATCTTTAACTTTGAAGGAGGATGTTATGCAAAAGTAATTGACTTATCTCAAGAGAAAGAGCCAGAAATTTACGGAGCAATTAAAAGAGGAGCGATCCTTGAAAACATTGTGATGGATGATAAAGGAAATGTAGATTTTCATGATACATCAATTACACAAAATACTCGTGTAAGTTATCCTATTTATCACATTGAAAATATTCAAAAACCATCTAAAGGTGCAAACCCAAAGAATATTTTCTTCTTAACAGCAGATGCTTTTGGAGTACTGCCTCCAATCTCTAAATTAACACCAGGGCAGGCAGCATATCACTTTATTTCTGGGTACACAGCAAAAGTAGCAGGTACAGAGGCTGGAATTAACGAACCATTACCAAGTTTCTCAGCTTGTTTTGGAGCTCCATTTATGCCATTACACCCAACGCGTTACGCTGAAATGTTAAGTAAGAAAATGCAAGAAGCAGGTGTAAACGTTTGGTTAATTAATACTGGATGGACAGGTGGTGCTTACGGTACTGGTAGCAGAATGAAATTAAAGTATACTCGTGCTATGATTACAGAAGCTTTAGAAGGTAATTTAGAAAATGTTGAATTTGTACAACACCCAATTTTTGGATTATCAATGCCAACTACTTGTGAAAATGTTCCTGATGAAGTATTAAATCCAAAGCAAACATGGGCAGACAAAGATGCTTATGATGCAAAAGCTATGGAATTAGCGAATTCATTTAGAAAGAACTTTGCTCAGTTTGAAGAAATGGCAAGCGAGGAAATTATTAAAGGAGGACCAATAGCGTAA